Proteins encoded within one genomic window of Ammonifex degensii KC4:
- a CDS encoding YceD family protein: protein MFTVNVAQLKKTPAESRRYVLRERLGFLPGEGGEELLLLSPAELDLTLTNARSYLWAVGEVIATVELICSRCLKKFPFLLRGRFEEKFRLTTEAEEGEEMPPVEEEIDFTPYVLESLLLALPMKPLCREDCAGLCPCCGQDLNQGSCSCSRVPADPRWAELAKFLNSQEGGGKDGGTKE from the coding sequence TTGTTCACGGTTAACGTCGCGCAGCTCAAGAAAACACCGGCGGAGAGCCGCCGCTATGTGCTCCGGGAGCGGCTGGGTTTCCTTCCGGGTGAAGGAGGAGAAGAACTGCTCCTCCTTTCTCCAGCAGAGCTCGACCTGACGCTGACCAACGCCCGCAGCTACCTCTGGGCTGTGGGCGAAGTAATAGCCACGGTGGAGCTCATCTGCAGCCGCTGCCTTAAAAAATTTCCCTTTCTTTTGCGGGGCCGGTTTGAGGAGAAATTCCGCCTGACGACCGAAGCAGAAGAAGGGGAGGAAATGCCTCCGGTGGAGGAGGAAATAGATTTTACTCCTTACGTGCTGGAAAGCCTTTTGCTGGCCCTTCCGATGAAGCCGCTTTGTCGGGAGGATTGTGCCGGTCTTTGTCCCTGCTGCGGTCAGGACTTGAATCAGGGTTCCTGCTCCTGCTCCCGGGTGCCTGCCGATCCCCGCTGGGCGGAGCTGGCCAAGTTTCTGAACTCCCAAGAAGGAGGTGGCAAAGATGGGGGTACCAAAGAGTAG
- a CDS encoding IS607 family transposase has translation MKRKLLTLKECKEIYGLSRGSLLNYEKQGLITPLRTPGGVRRYKVEDIERLLGLLGESNIRLKTVLYARVSTRKQEAYLKNQIERLEEFARERGWDYEVIQEIASGVNENRRGLQKLLNMVKRGEVERVVVEYPDRLARFGFEYLRNFFDAFGVELVVLNGGENEEQTRELAEDLVAIVTSFAARVSGKRGGKKK, from the coding sequence ATGAAGCGGAAGTTGCTGACCCTCAAAGAGTGCAAAGAGATTTACGGGCTCAGCCGGGGTTCCCTCCTGAACTACGAGAAGCAGGGACTGATAACCCCGCTCAGAACCCCTGGCGGCGTCCGGAGGTACAAGGTAGAAGACATCGAAAGGCTCCTAGGGCTCCTGGGAGAAAGCAACATCCGGCTGAAGACGGTCCTCTACGCCAGGGTCTCCACCAGGAAGCAAGAAGCCTACCTCAAGAACCAGATCGAAAGGCTTGAAGAGTTTGCCCGGGAAAGAGGCTGGGACTACGAAGTGATTCAGGAGATCGCCAGCGGGGTGAACGAGAACAGGAGGGGGCTTCAGAAGCTTCTCAACATGGTGAAGAGGGGCGAAGTGGAGAGGGTGGTGGTTGAATATCCTGACCGGCTGGCCCGTTTCGGTTTTGAGTACCTGAGGAACTTCTTTGACGCTTTCGGCGTGGAATTGGTGGTGCTGAATGGCGGAGAAAACGAAGAGCAGACGAGAGAACTGGCAGAAGACCTCGTCGCCATTGTCACCTCCTTTGCCGCCAGGGTCTCCGGTAAAAGGGGCGGGAAGAAGAAGTGA
- a CDS encoding integrase core domain-containing protein, whose protein sequence is MAQTVASLLTTCSPKEVARIMGCSVRWIYKLRKRLNESGGNLSGCILPRGPKKRMPNRTPQELEALVVKLAQETNLGPKRLASLLYQSLKIKLSPYTIRNILKRHHIRCRKRQSKTGSRKYWTDVQAFAPFSFWQVDVKHIADKSALPAQAYSSILKNRLPRYQFTAIDVRTRVRFIAFAYSLSFANGITFLVLPVNWLKTFGLNQTILIQTDNGSEFGGPPNSRKRKLMSLIFSRLDCQLLNIPAGRKEANGYVERSHRTDDEEFYIPYLAGVRSQKDFLISAQRWILYYNYQRPHLGRELNGKTPMEIATSLSHYHPAIGAMPVVVLDHLAPHIFDAYKLSTLPWDYPPKNESLAVNETLAQYM, encoded by the coding sequence ATCGCCCAAACCGTGGCCTCCCTCCTCACCACCTGTAGCCCTAAAGAGGTAGCCCGCATAATGGGCTGCTCCGTCCGCTGGATCTATAAACTGCGCAAACGCCTAAACGAATCCGGCGGAAACTTGTCCGGTTGTATCCTCCCTCGCGGCCCCAAAAAAAGAATGCCCAACCGTACCCCTCAAGAACTCGAAGCCCTAGTCGTAAAACTCGCTCAGGAAACTAACCTGGGCCCTAAACGCCTCGCCTCCCTCCTGTACCAAAGCCTTAAAATTAAGCTCTCCCCCTACACCATACGAAATATCCTCAAACGCCACCACATCCGCTGCCGCAAACGCCAAAGCAAAACGGGCTCCCGAAAATACTGGACCGACGTGCAGGCCTTCGCACCCTTCTCCTTCTGGCAGGTCGATGTAAAACACATAGCCGATAAGTCAGCTCTGCCGGCCCAAGCCTACTCCTCTATCCTCAAAAACCGCCTACCCCGTTACCAATTCACCGCTATCGATGTTCGAACAAGAGTGCGGTTCATAGCCTTCGCCTATTCCCTCTCCTTCGCCAACGGAATCACTTTCCTCGTACTCCCGGTAAACTGGCTTAAAACCTTCGGCCTTAATCAAACAATCCTTATCCAGACCGATAATGGCTCGGAGTTCGGTGGCCCTCCTAACTCGAGAAAGCGTAAACTCATGTCCCTTATCTTCTCTCGCCTTGACTGCCAGCTGCTTAACATACCCGCAGGCAGAAAAGAAGCCAACGGCTATGTAGAAAGATCACACCGCACCGACGATGAAGAGTTCTACATCCCCTACCTGGCAGGTGTCAGAAGCCAGAAGGATTTCCTTATCTCTGCCCAGAGGTGGATCCTTTACTACAACTACCAGCGTCCACATCTGGGCCGGGAACTGAACGGGAAAACTCCTATGGAAATAGCGACCTCGCTTTCCCACTACCATCCGGCTATAGGGGCTATGCCGGTGGTAGTCCTGGATCACCTGGCTCCGCACATCTTCGATGCCTACAAACTCTCTACTCTCCCGTGGGATTACCCACCCAAAAATGAAAGCCTCGCTGTGAACGAAACCCTGGCTCAATACATGTGA
- the hslO gene encoding Hsp33 family molecular chaperone HslO, translating to MADANFEGDYLVRAVANGGQILALVARSTELVREARRLHGTSPTATAALGRVLTAAALMGATLKDGQTLTLRVVGDGPAGWIVATVRDMRIKGYIREPHIYLPLNAAGKLDVAQAIGKGMLYVTKDLGLREPYNGCVPLVSGEIGKDLAYYFTVSEQTPAAVGLGVLLDPDGEVRAAGGYILQLLPGASEEVVAQLEANVEATGPVSHLFAEGCTPEGVLALLLRGFTPTILARQTFAFVCDCSRERLTKVLLALGREELEALLTEQGEVEAKCGFCNRVYRFSREELQELIELAEPKEKN from the coding sequence TTGGCGGATGCCAATTTTGAAGGAGACTACCTGGTGCGGGCTGTTGCTAACGGGGGCCAAATTCTGGCTTTGGTGGCCCGGAGCACGGAGCTCGTGCGGGAAGCTCGGCGGCTGCATGGGACTTCCCCCACGGCCACGGCAGCTCTGGGGCGGGTGCTGACGGCCGCGGCGCTCATGGGAGCCACCCTCAAGGATGGGCAGACCCTTACCCTCCGGGTGGTGGGGGATGGTCCAGCGGGCTGGATAGTAGCTACGGTCAGAGATATGCGGATAAAGGGCTATATTCGTGAGCCTCACATCTATCTCCCCCTGAACGCGGCGGGCAAGCTCGACGTGGCGCAAGCAATAGGCAAGGGAATGCTTTACGTCACCAAGGATCTGGGGCTGCGGGAGCCTTACAACGGCTGTGTTCCCCTGGTTTCCGGTGAGATAGGGAAAGATCTGGCCTACTACTTCACCGTCTCAGAGCAGACACCGGCGGCGGTGGGGCTGGGGGTTCTACTCGATCCGGACGGGGAGGTGCGGGCGGCAGGAGGCTATATCCTCCAGCTTTTGCCCGGAGCCAGTGAAGAGGTGGTGGCGCAGCTGGAGGCCAACGTGGAGGCCACCGGCCCGGTATCGCACCTTTTCGCCGAGGGTTGCACGCCCGAGGGCGTTTTGGCTTTGCTCTTGAGGGGCTTTACCCCTACCATCCTTGCTCGGCAAACCTTTGCCTTCGTCTGTGACTGCTCCCGGGAGCGCTTGACCAAGGTCCTGCTGGCACTGGGCCGGGAAGAACTAGAAGCTTTGTTAACCGAACAGGGCGAAGTGGAAGCCAAATGCGGCTTTTGCAACCGGGTGTATCGTTTCAGCCGTGAGGAGCTACAGGAACTCATTGAACTGGCCGAGCCTAAAGAGAAAAATTAA
- the rpmF gene encoding 50S ribosomal protein L32: MGVPKSRSSKQRKRLRRMHYKAEAPTLVACPRCKALKRPHAVCLNCGYYKGRQVLAEEQA, translated from the coding sequence ATGGGGGTACCAAAGAGTAGGTCTTCCAAGCAGAGGAAGCGGTTGCGCCGCATGCACTACAAGGCGGAAGCGCCTACCTTGGTGGCCTGCCCCCGCTGCAAGGCTCTCAAACGTCCCCATGCCGTGTGCTTGAACTGCGGCTACTACAAAGGGCGGCAGGTCCTGGCGGAGGAGCAGGCCTAG